Proteins encoded by one window of Thermobaculum terrenum ATCC BAA-798:
- the aroA gene encoding 3-phosphoshikimate 1-carboxyvinyltransferase: protein MDITISPARSVHGNIMPPGDKSISHRAAIFGALAQGTTDIYNYSPARDCQSTLECLLSLGTGIRRDGNYIRVEGVGDTGFKEPESILDCGNSGTTMRLLIGALAPMDLYAVLIGDKSLTKRPMDRVLKPLGDMGLRYYARNKDRYPPVSIRGGKIQGIHYQTPVASAQVKSAILLAGLRAEGETVVTEPAKSRDHTERMLKAMGAQIQSDGTTVRLVASRLSATTFHVPADPSSAAFILAAALIVPESKVTTSNICLNPTRIGFLNVLERMGANIEIHNERESSGEPIGDIEASTSELNGIEIGGTEIPTLIDEIPILAVLATQAKGRTVIRDAEELRIKETDRISVLCRALQQMGADIREMRDGFEIHGPCKLKGAKVDPDHDHRIAMALAVASLIAEDKTTILGAECASISYPNFWDHLSSLGVELSGTQSDSKTNV, encoded by the coding sequence TAGGGCAGCAATTTTTGGCGCGCTAGCCCAGGGCACCACAGATATCTATAATTACTCCCCAGCCCGAGATTGCCAATCTACGCTAGAATGCCTTCTATCTCTTGGCACCGGAATACGCAGGGATGGCAACTATATTCGAGTGGAGGGCGTGGGAGATACAGGCTTCAAAGAGCCTGAAAGTATACTAGATTGCGGTAATTCAGGAACCACTATGCGCCTGCTAATAGGTGCCCTAGCCCCCATGGACCTCTATGCTGTGCTTATCGGGGATAAAAGCCTCACAAAGAGACCCATGGACAGGGTACTCAAACCCCTAGGTGATATGGGACTTAGATATTACGCTAGAAACAAAGACAGATATCCACCAGTATCAATCAGGGGAGGCAAGATTCAGGGCATTCATTATCAAACTCCTGTAGCTAGCGCACAAGTCAAGAGCGCCATACTGTTAGCTGGTTTGAGAGCTGAAGGGGAAACTGTTGTAACAGAGCCTGCCAAATCAAGGGATCATACAGAGCGTATGCTGAAAGCCATGGGGGCTCAAATACAGTCTGATGGAACAACAGTCAGACTGGTGGCCAGCAGGTTGTCGGCAACCACTTTCCATGTCCCTGCCGATCCTTCATCAGCAGCCTTCATTCTGGCAGCAGCCCTTATAGTACCTGAATCAAAAGTTACAACAAGCAACATATGCCTTAACCCAACTAGAATAGGGTTCTTAAACGTGCTGGAAAGGATGGGGGCTAACATAGAAATTCACAATGAACGAGAATCTTCAGGGGAGCCCATAGGTGACATAGAGGCTTCCACATCAGAACTAAATGGCATAGAGATAGGGGGGACGGAGATCCCCACTCTGATAGACGAGATACCTATACTAGCCGTTTTGGCTACACAGGCAAAGGGAAGAACAGTCATAAGGGACGCCGAAGAGTTAAGGATCAAAGAAACCGACCGCATAAGCGTACTGTGCAGAGCGCTACAGCAGATGGGAGCCGATATTAGAGAGATGAGAGATGGGTTCGAGATACATGGGCCTTGTAAACTAAAGGGCGCTAAGGTAGATCCAGATCACGACCATAGAATAGCTATGGCTCTAGCTGTAGCCTCACTTATAGCCGAGGACAAAACCACTATCTTAGGAGCAGAATGTGCTTCAATATCCTACCCAAACTTCTGGGATCATCTCTCATCTCTAGGCGTAGAGCTAAGCGGCACACAGTCAGATTCAAAAACTAACGTATAG
- a CDS encoding shikimate dehydrogenase yields MKQVGVIGYPIKHSISPVFQQAAFDALGIEAIYKAYEVPPEDLRSFFFNLRNGNWLGVNVTIPHKSAAAKLADERSQEVSFTGAANTIISMNGRLKAHNTDISGFILALEENGFQIKSKRAVVLGSGGTTRAVVYALAICEAQSIAVIGRSQDKVHSLISELKPFFEHKQVTVTGHSWEKDSIRRQIQNSDILINTTPIGMKGTDQEHLSPVSKEDLSSDLIVFDVVYNPIMTPLLTYAKDVGASTISGIEMLIYQGAESFRLWTGQEPPVDIMRKAAIKAMEEKSRDV; encoded by the coding sequence ATGAAACAGGTCGGTGTGATCGGATACCCAATAAAACACAGCATATCTCCAGTCTTTCAGCAGGCAGCGTTTGATGCTTTAGGGATAGAAGCTATCTACAAAGCTTACGAGGTTCCACCTGAAGATCTAAGAAGCTTTTTCTTCAATCTAAGAAATGGTAACTGGCTAGGCGTAAACGTCACTATCCCACATAAAAGTGCTGCAGCGAAGCTGGCAGATGAACGATCTCAAGAAGTATCCTTTACGGGAGCCGCCAACACCATAATTAGCATGAATGGTAGGTTGAAGGCCCATAACACAGATATATCAGGATTCATTTTGGCTCTTGAGGAAAATGGATTCCAGATCAAGTCTAAAAGGGCTGTGGTGTTAGGCAGCGGAGGAACCACTCGGGCAGTAGTCTATGCACTTGCTATTTGCGAGGCTCAAAGCATAGCGGTTATAGGTAGAAGTCAGGATAAAGTTCATTCTCTTATATCCGAGTTAAAACCTTTCTTTGAGCATAAGCAAGTAACAGTAACCGGTCATTCTTGGGAGAAAGATTCGATAAGGCGGCAGATCCAGAATTCTGATATTCTCATAAATACAACCCCCATAGGAATGAAAGGGACTGATCAGGAGCATTTATCTCCTGTGAGTAAAGAAGACCTAAGCAGTGATCTTATTGTTTTTGACGTCGTGTACAACCCAATAATGACGCCCCTGCTTACCTACGCCAAGGATGTAGGAGCCTCTACTATTAGCGGCATAGAGATGCTCATTTACCAGGGGGCAGAATCTTTTAGGCTATGGACAGGACAAGAGCCTCCTGTGGATATCATGCGCAAAGCTGCCATAAAAGCAATGGAGGAAAAATCTAGAGATGTTTAG